A window of the Narcine bancroftii isolate sNarBan1 chromosome 4, sNarBan1.hap1, whole genome shotgun sequence genome harbors these coding sequences:
- the sf3b1 gene encoding splicing factor 3B subunit 1 isoform X4: protein MAKIAKTHEDIEAQIREIQNKKAALVVEGDADGVGLDSTGYYDQEIYGGSDSRFAGYMTSIPANEQEEDDDDYSSPSLLGQKKPGYHAPVALLNDIPQSNEQYDPFAEHRPQRIAEREDEYKTRRRQMIISPERHDPFADAVLL from the exons ATATTGAGGCACAGATTCGAGAAATCCAGAACAAGAAGGCAGCTCTTGTTGTCGAAGGTGATGCTGATGGAGTTGGTCTTGACTCAACGGGATACTATGATCAAGAGATCTATGGTGGAAGTGACAGCAGATTTGCAGGATATATGACATCAATTCCTGCAAATGAGCAAGAAGAG GATGATGATGACTATTCGTCTCCAAGTTTGCTTGGTCAGAAAAAGCCGGGATATCATGCACCAGTGGCACTCCTGAATGATATACCACAGTCAAATGAGCAG TATGATCCATTTGCTGAACATCGACCGCAGCGTATTGCAGAACGAGAGGATGAGTACAAAACACGTAGGAGACAGATGATTATTTCCCCTGAACGGCATGATCCATTTGCAGATG